A window of Frankiaceae bacterium contains these coding sequences:
- a CDS encoding histidine phosphatase family protein, which yields MTTLLLVRHGLTAMTGPVLAGWTPGVHLDERGVAQAQALADRLKDVPLAAVVSSPLERCVETAAPLGYDVQTDERLGECRYGDWTGQELKKLAKDPLWKVVQAHPSAVTFPNGEALRDTQARAVQAIRHWNDTLGPDATYVAVSHGDVIKAIVADALGLHLDQFQRITADPCSLTVIRYTELRPFVVRLNDTGGGTDDLKPPKRKARTRKSSDAPVGGGAG from the coding sequence GTGACGACGTTGCTGCTGGTACGCCACGGGCTCACCGCGATGACCGGGCCCGTCCTCGCCGGCTGGACCCCCGGCGTCCACCTCGACGAGCGCGGCGTCGCGCAGGCGCAGGCGCTTGCCGACAGGCTGAAGGACGTACCGCTCGCCGCCGTCGTCTCCTCGCCGCTCGAACGCTGCGTCGAGACCGCCGCGCCCCTCGGCTACGACGTCCAGACCGACGAACGCCTCGGCGAGTGCCGCTACGGCGACTGGACCGGCCAGGAGCTGAAGAAGCTCGCCAAGGACCCGCTGTGGAAGGTCGTGCAGGCGCACCCGAGCGCGGTGACGTTCCCCAACGGCGAGGCGCTGCGCGACACGCAGGCCCGTGCGGTGCAGGCCATCAGGCACTGGAACGACACCCTCGGCCCCGACGCGACCTACGTCGCCGTCTCCCACGGCGACGTCATCAAGGCGATCGTCGCGGACGCGCTCGGCCTGCACCTCGACCAGTTCCAGCGCATCACCGCCGACCCCTGCTCGCTCACGGTCATCCGCTACACCGAGCTGCGGCCGTTCGTCGTGCGCCTCAACGACACCGGCGGCGGCACCGACGACCTCAAGCCCCCCAAGCGCAAGGCGCGCACGCGCAAGTCCTCCGACGCGCCCGTCGGCGGCGGCGCCGGTTAG
- a CDS encoding S8/S53 family peptidase — MPTLSRVLLVPLLLGLAGLAAPTSAAAPADGRGDATVIAVIDSGFSPYHFDYTAKHMPQAKSRDRSDDLPLTKSPDTWLPGFPKKSAFTSFSPLKVTLPKDELDNPNELYTADTKKWDAVKPSDDKALNYYWMPGTKVIGAMTFGPTPTGRYNPVPASAGRIYGNTSAHGTGTTSVSVGNMHGTCPECLLVFIQYSDSGSAERAIDWAMKQPWIDAISNSYGFSTTYAGRDRVYNNSNTALQREASSRGQTIFFSAGNGMENAFTVPNSTLGSSQEGPDWIVTVTATDPNGGTYSGTGKPADVAGIGSGYPSAYGATRVGAKGASGFSGTSNATPTVAGTYSRALYLARRAMAGSSKTQKGGLIAKGSFRCGSARKACELAGGLTATELRFRLLQSATSTGKGFTDGPTGLVPPAPQASDTKYAAEGHGTYVARLRGDSVWQAEFAKLWKPLTGTAVPPKRPDGEKDWFVVDSWCRQHIWGEWTGGYYKSGAALPGPDPTAPTRTALQNACQGMMPPP; from the coding sequence ATGCCCACGCTCTCACGCGTCCTTCTCGTCCCCCTCCTCCTCGGCCTCGCCGGGCTCGCCGCGCCGACGAGCGCCGCCGCCCCGGCCGACGGCCGCGGCGACGCGACGGTCATCGCCGTCATCGACTCCGGCTTCTCGCCGTACCACTTCGACTACACGGCCAAGCACATGCCGCAGGCGAAGTCGAGGGACCGCTCCGACGACCTGCCGCTGACGAAGTCGCCCGACACGTGGCTGCCCGGCTTCCCGAAGAAGAGCGCGTTCACGTCGTTCTCGCCGCTGAAGGTCACGCTGCCGAAGGACGAGCTCGACAACCCGAACGAGCTCTACACCGCCGACACGAAGAAGTGGGACGCGGTCAAGCCGAGCGACGACAAGGCGCTGAACTACTACTGGATGCCGGGGACCAAGGTCATCGGCGCGATGACGTTCGGCCCGACGCCGACGGGCCGCTACAACCCCGTTCCCGCGAGCGCCGGCCGGATCTACGGCAACACGTCCGCGCACGGCACCGGCACGACCAGCGTCAGCGTCGGCAACATGCACGGCACCTGCCCCGAGTGCCTCCTGGTGTTCATCCAGTACAGCGACTCAGGGTCGGCCGAGCGGGCCATCGACTGGGCCATGAAGCAGCCGTGGATCGACGCGATCTCCAACTCGTACGGCTTCAGCACCACCTACGCGGGCCGTGACCGCGTCTACAACAACTCCAACACCGCGCTCCAGCGCGAGGCGAGCTCGCGCGGGCAGACGATCTTCTTCTCCGCCGGCAACGGCATGGAGAACGCGTTCACCGTCCCGAACTCCACGCTCGGCTCCTCCCAGGAAGGCCCGGACTGGATCGTCACGGTGACCGCGACCGACCCGAACGGCGGCACGTACTCCGGCACCGGCAAGCCCGCCGACGTCGCGGGCATCGGGTCCGGCTACCCCAGCGCGTACGGCGCCACGCGGGTCGGCGCGAAGGGCGCGAGCGGCTTCAGCGGCACCTCCAACGCGACGCCGACGGTCGCCGGGACGTACTCCCGCGCCTTGTACCTCGCCCGGCGCGCCATGGCCGGCAGCAGCAAGACGCAGAAGGGCGGGCTCATCGCCAAGGGCTCGTTCCGCTGCGGCAGCGCGCGCAAGGCGTGCGAGCTCGCGGGCGGGCTGACCGCGACCGAGCTGCGCTTCCGCCTGCTGCAGAGCGCCACCTCGACCGGCAAGGGCTTCACCGACGGCCCGACCGGCCTCGTCCCGCCGGCGCCGCAGGCCTCCGACACGAAGTACGCCGCCGAGGGCCACGGCACGTACGTCGCCCGCCTCCGCGGCGACAGCGTGTGGCAGGCGGAGTTCGCGAAGCTGTGGAAGCCTCTGACGGGCACCGCCGTACCGCCGAAGCGCCCCGACGGCGAGAAGGACTGGTTCGTCGTCGACTCCTGGTGCCGCCAGCACATCTGGGGCGAGTGGACGGGCGGCTACTACAAGTCCGGCGCCGCCCTGCCAGGCCCCGACCCGACGGCACCCACCCGCACCGCCCTGCAGAACGCGTGCCAGGGCATGATGCCCCCGCCGTAG
- a CDS encoding thioesterase family protein, whose protein sequence is MTSFDEGTAVTRTGEDTFGAVLSKDWWVFAGANGGYLASVLLRALTARVDDPARMARSLTVHYLRPPAEGSAVVRTRLVRQGRSLATLTATLLQDDAEVALATAAFSVARPSMEFHDAVMPAVPGPAEAAPTSWPADMQPPIMKRFEYRPVTKETAFTGEERAEVGTWLRLREPRPLDPVLLATLADAAAPAVFPKATGPVAATTIDLTVHFRTPAADDPGDGWCLTMFRSTVGADGFVEEDGEVWSESGRLIAQSRQLALVVPFA, encoded by the coding sequence ATGACCTCCTTCGACGAAGGAACGGCCGTCACGCGGACCGGTGAGGACACGTTCGGCGCGGTGCTGTCGAAGGACTGGTGGGTCTTCGCCGGCGCGAACGGCGGCTACCTCGCCTCGGTCCTGCTGCGCGCGCTGACCGCGCGGGTCGACGACCCGGCACGGATGGCGCGGTCGCTCACCGTCCACTACCTGCGTCCTCCCGCGGAAGGCTCGGCGGTCGTCCGTACGCGGCTCGTACGGCAGGGACGCTCGCTGGCGACGCTGACCGCGACACTGCTGCAGGACGACGCCGAGGTGGCGCTGGCGACGGCGGCGTTCTCGGTGGCGCGGCCGTCGATGGAGTTCCACGACGCCGTCATGCCGGCCGTGCCCGGCCCGGCCGAGGCGGCGCCGACGTCGTGGCCCGCCGACATGCAGCCGCCGATCATGAAGCGGTTCGAGTACCGGCCCGTGACGAAGGAGACGGCGTTCACCGGCGAGGAGCGCGCCGAGGTCGGCACCTGGCTGCGGCTGCGGGAGCCGCGCCCGCTCGACCCCGTGCTGCTCGCGACGCTGGCCGACGCCGCCGCGCCGGCGGTGTTCCCGAAGGCGACCGGGCCGGTCGCCGCCACGACCATCGACCTCACCGTGCACTTCCGTACGCCCGCAGCCGACGACCCCGGCGACGGCTGGTGCCTGACGATGTTCCGCTCCACCGTCGGCGCCGACGGCTTCGTCGAGGAGGACGGCGAGGTCTGGTCGGAGTCCGGGCGGCTCATTGCGCAGTCGCGGCAGCTGGCCCTCGTCGTGCCGTTCGCGTGA
- a CDS encoding aldo/keto reductase, translating into MKHRHLGRSGLVVSRLALGTMTWGGDTPEDDAELQLRAFRESGGTLIDTADVYVKGESERILGRLLAKDGAREEVLIATKAFGRTGPGPMGRGTSRGHLLAALDASLQRLQTDYVDLWQVHAWDTATPLEETVATLDVAVRSGRVRYAGISNFSGWQLAKAAAISETRIVSAQMEYSLLQRGIEREVVPAALDAGIGLLPWSPLGRGVLTGKYRRGSVPAGSRGASENFSSFVEPYLEDDRTHIVDAVLTAADGLGVSPVAVALAWVRDRPGVVAPIVGARDAKQLTQSLQAESVVLPETIRTALDDVSMPAASYPERLPFNNQHDEVED; encoded by the coding sequence ATGAAGCACCGGCACCTCGGGCGCAGCGGCCTCGTCGTCTCGCGGCTCGCCCTCGGCACGATGACGTGGGGCGGCGACACGCCGGAGGACGACGCGGAGCTGCAGCTGCGGGCGTTCCGCGAGTCGGGGGGCACGCTGATCGACACCGCGGACGTGTACGTCAAGGGCGAGAGCGAGCGCATCCTCGGCCGCCTCCTCGCGAAGGACGGCGCGCGCGAGGAGGTGCTGATCGCGACGAAGGCGTTCGGCAGGACCGGGCCTGGCCCGATGGGTCGCGGTACGTCGCGCGGCCACCTGCTCGCGGCCCTCGACGCGTCGTTGCAGCGCCTCCAGACCGACTACGTCGACCTGTGGCAGGTGCACGCGTGGGACACCGCGACGCCGCTGGAGGAGACGGTGGCGACGCTCGACGTCGCCGTACGGTCGGGGCGCGTCCGCTACGCCGGCATATCGAACTTCAGCGGCTGGCAGCTCGCCAAGGCCGCCGCGATCTCGGAGACGCGGATCGTGTCGGCGCAGATGGAGTACTCGCTGCTCCAGCGCGGCATCGAGCGCGAGGTCGTCCCCGCGGCGCTGGACGCCGGGATCGGCCTGCTGCCGTGGTCTCCGCTGGGCCGGGGCGTGCTCACGGGCAAGTACCGGCGCGGCAGCGTCCCCGCCGGGTCGCGGGGGGCGAGCGAGAACTTCAGCTCGTTCGTGGAGCCGTACCTCGAGGACGACCGTACGCACATCGTCGACGCCGTCCTGACCGCCGCGGACGGGCTCGGGGTGTCGCCGGTGGCGGTCGCGCTGGCGTGGGTCCGCGACAGGCCCGGCGTCGTGGCGCCGATCGTGGGGGCGCGGGACGCGAAGCAGCTGACGCAGTCGTTGCAGGCGGAGTCCGTCGTGCTGCCGGAGACGATCCGTACGGCGCTCGACGACGTGTCGATGCCGGCCGCGTCGTACCCGGAGCGGCTGCCGTTCAACAACCAGCACGACGAGGTGGAGGACTAG
- a CDS encoding YbjN domain-containing protein — MTSPTDIPGQPPAPADEAEPGPLSLRRVLRTPSAETWEVVAGEADRVGLVTVQYGPDAVEGVLCLPEGADAEAVRGILAWVTDLLVLDAAAGPGGMIHWVATTGSVEDFWRRSPGRRPSGAQLDVAAAKARVEQVLASMFEKVEALPEDVYAVDMGSVRVFVGIRNVSDAVMVRVFSLTNVDVPVDGDLPRHLLALNFGIALGRFSLDVANKTVWFDHMIGADELDEALARTIANVAATADKFDDEIKSRFGGRTFREEGSPVGAAQAQPGMAGGYL, encoded by the coding sequence GTGACCTCGCCGACCGACATCCCAGGCCAGCCGCCCGCCCCCGCCGACGAGGCCGAGCCGGGGCCGCTGAGCCTGCGGCGCGTGCTGCGTACGCCCTCCGCCGAGACCTGGGAGGTCGTCGCCGGGGAGGCCGACCGGGTCGGGCTCGTGACCGTGCAGTACGGCCCCGACGCCGTCGAGGGGGTCCTCTGCCTGCCTGAGGGCGCCGACGCGGAGGCCGTACGCGGGATCCTCGCCTGGGTCACAGACCTGCTCGTGCTCGACGCGGCGGCCGGCCCCGGCGGGATGATCCACTGGGTCGCCACGACGGGGAGCGTCGAGGACTTCTGGCGCCGCTCGCCGGGGCGGCGGCCGTCCGGCGCGCAGCTCGACGTCGCGGCCGCGAAGGCGCGGGTGGAGCAGGTGCTCGCGTCGATGTTCGAGAAGGTCGAGGCGCTGCCCGAGGACGTCTACGCCGTCGACATGGGCTCGGTGCGGGTGTTCGTCGGGATCCGCAACGTCAGCGACGCCGTCATGGTCCGCGTCTTCTCCCTGACCAACGTCGACGTCCCCGTCGACGGCGACCTGCCGCGCCACCTCCTCGCGCTGAACTTCGGCATCGCGCTGGGCCGGTTCTCACTCGACGTCGCCAACAAGACCGTGTGGTTCGACCACATGATCGGCGCCGACGAGCTCGACGAGGCGCTGGCCCGCACCATCGCCAACGTCGCCGCGACCGCCGACAAGTTCGACGACGAGATCAAGTCGCGCTTCGGGGGGCGGACGTTCCGCGAGGAGGGGTCACCGGTCGGCGCCGCGCAGGCCCAGCCGGGGATGGCCGGGGGCTACCTGTGA
- a CDS encoding VWA domain-containing protein → MGIGVVAGDRLKMVVVARFHLSPSEWAQWKRAFSKFSEQLYDATQGQLQIGDVYFADDNNGSASADVLLYASGDPSFSQGRFGTATGKFHLMPYVKKQVLTFMHELGHNLWGLGEEYARAQTFHPIDTSSPAPDKKTIPISPSSLTTDQLVTEQASALLVIGGQIERHTVVANTSTSITVDTDFSVLPTDADEDTVFLQRPAECATAAGANFCIMEKSRSAAGELAPDGTWTPAANPVTEFCTDTNHDPDLDTHQETSNHDSCWETIVTEPGFTSFTLPDPAAAGPATGSAPVNFFVLDPDPRFAIVLDRSGSMADGTKLPDAKHGAHYWVEFCAAAGDRLTVVWYDHEQALLLPLTEVDTLTANQRQQLTQDIDALTPRGSTGIRDALLAALAEVSSPPTRAATQVAVLLTDGIHNTPWLSQAQEAIPPLRENGLRVYALGVGSPNEVDMPTLDAIATGTGGRSYAVGTNQPNAIETALVEINAEVRGGIIASIPATLPDARNAPADKRWAVAAREGERPPFKAVAKAFGIEIVDGEVRIEREDRVLAVRVFVEERADRASFTLLHPEGESPWLYLVDPSGTPVEIGEPGHTHVQSDSPHEFSLVDGPKAGWWTVLVVRPSGGSGYTVRVVGGIEHKGLDVVATARASGEDGDVIDVVAGASYGLPLTALRVRCQLTAPSGRTVGFVLDDRDDTGERTGTYRGSFRADEVGLYRGTVRIEGTTVSRHAMALTRVLHLEDGAEQLDVTADVPPFRRVVPVQVLVRKQGSVFEPDRREEKWVERPRREWTRPTALRSAPLRPRSQTARRPAKDRG, encoded by the coding sequence ATGGGTATCGGCGTCGTCGCCGGCGATCGGCTCAAGATGGTGGTCGTCGCGCGCTTTCATCTGTCGCCCTCGGAGTGGGCGCAGTGGAAGCGCGCGTTCTCGAAGTTCAGCGAGCAGCTCTACGACGCGACGCAGGGCCAGCTCCAGATCGGCGACGTCTACTTCGCCGACGACAACAACGGCAGCGCGTCGGCGGACGTGCTGCTCTACGCGTCGGGCGACCCGTCGTTCAGCCAGGGGCGGTTCGGCACGGCGACCGGCAAGTTCCACCTCATGCCGTACGTCAAGAAGCAGGTCCTCACGTTCATGCACGAGCTGGGGCACAACCTGTGGGGCCTCGGCGAGGAGTACGCCAGGGCGCAGACGTTCCACCCGATCGACACGTCGAGCCCCGCGCCGGACAAGAAGACGATCCCGATCTCCCCGTCGAGCCTCACGACCGACCAGCTCGTCACCGAGCAGGCGAGCGCGCTGCTCGTCATCGGCGGGCAGATCGAGCGCCACACGGTCGTCGCGAACACGTCGACGTCGATCACGGTCGACACGGACTTCAGCGTCCTGCCGACCGACGCGGACGAGGACACGGTGTTCCTCCAGCGCCCCGCCGAGTGCGCGACGGCGGCGGGCGCGAACTTCTGCATCATGGAGAAGAGCCGCAGCGCGGCCGGCGAGCTGGCGCCCGACGGCACGTGGACGCCCGCGGCCAACCCGGTCACGGAGTTCTGCACGGACACCAACCACGACCCGGACCTGGACACCCATCAGGAGACGTCCAACCACGACTCCTGCTGGGAGACGATCGTCACCGAGCCGGGGTTCACGAGCTTCACGCTCCCGGACCCCGCCGCGGCGGGGCCGGCCACCGGATCGGCGCCGGTGAACTTCTTCGTGCTGGACCCGGACCCGCGGTTCGCGATCGTGCTGGACCGTTCCGGCTCGATGGCCGACGGCACCAAGCTGCCGGACGCCAAGCACGGCGCCCACTACTGGGTCGAGTTCTGCGCCGCGGCCGGCGATCGCCTGACGGTGGTGTGGTACGACCACGAGCAGGCGTTGCTGCTGCCGCTCACCGAGGTCGACACCCTCACCGCCAACCAGCGCCAGCAGCTCACCCAGGACATCGACGCCCTCACGCCGCGCGGCTCGACCGGCATCCGCGACGCGCTGCTCGCGGCGTTGGCCGAGGTCTCGTCGCCTCCGACCAGGGCCGCCACGCAGGTCGCGGTCCTGCTCACCGACGGCATCCACAACACGCCGTGGCTGTCGCAGGCGCAGGAGGCGATCCCGCCGCTGCGCGAGAACGGCCTGCGCGTCTACGCGCTCGGGGTCGGCTCGCCGAACGAGGTGGACATGCCGACGCTCGACGCGATCGCCACCGGCACCGGCGGGCGCAGCTACGCGGTCGGCACCAACCAGCCGAACGCGATCGAGACGGCGCTGGTCGAGATCAACGCCGAGGTGCGCGGCGGGATCATCGCGAGCATCCCGGCGACGCTGCCCGACGCCCGTAACGCACCCGCGGACAAGCGCTGGGCGGTCGCCGCGCGCGAAGGCGAGCGGCCGCCGTTCAAGGCGGTCGCCAAGGCGTTCGGGATCGAGATCGTCGACGGCGAGGTCCGGATCGAGCGCGAGGACCGCGTCCTGGCCGTCCGGGTGTTCGTCGAGGAGCGCGCCGACCGCGCGTCGTTCACGCTCCTCCACCCGGAGGGGGAGAGCCCGTGGCTGTACCTCGTCGACCCGTCCGGCACACCGGTCGAGATCGGCGAGCCCGGCCACACGCACGTCCAGAGCGACTCGCCGCACGAGTTCTCGCTCGTCGACGGGCCGAAGGCCGGCTGGTGGACCGTCCTCGTCGTGCGGCCCAGCGGCGGCTCCGGCTACACCGTCCGCGTCGTCGGCGGGATCGAGCACAAGGGCCTCGACGTCGTCGCCACCGCGCGGGCGTCGGGCGAGGACGGCGACGTGATCGACGTCGTGGCCGGCGCGTCGTACGGCCTGCCGCTGACCGCGCTGCGCGTACGGTGCCAGCTCACGGCGCCGTCGGGGCGCACCGTCGGGTTCGTGCTGGACGACAGGGACGACACGGGTGAGCGCACCGGCACGTACCGCGGGTCGTTCCGGGCCGACGAGGTGGGCCTGTACCGCGGCACCGTCCGGATCGAGGGCACCACGGTGAGCAGGCACGCCATGGCGCTGACCCGGGTGCTGCACCTGGAGGACGGCGCCGAGCAGCTCGACGTGACCGCCGACGTGCCGCCGTTCCGCCGGGTGGTGCCGGTGCAGGTGCTCGTACGGAAGCAGGGCAGCGTTTTCGAACCCGACCGCCGCGAGGAGAAGTGGGTCGAGCGGCCGCGCCGCGAGTGGACGCGACCGACAGCGCTGCGTTCCGCACCGCTTCGGCCGCGCTCCCAGACGGCACGCCGTCCAGCGAAAGATCGAGGCTAG
- a CDS encoding LLM class F420-dependent oxidoreductase: protein MRLGVNLGYWTNPQDAADGVALAQEADRLGYSVAWAAEAYGSDVVTVLTWVAAQTSRIDVGSGIMQIPGRTPAMTAMTAASLDALSGGRFRLGIGVSGPQVSEGWHGVRYDKPLARTREYVAVVRQALTRERLTAPGPHYPLPLPDGPGKALKLIVHPVRERIPIYLAAVGPKNLELTGEIADGWLAVFFSPEHAGEHLAALAKGRGGSLDGFDVVPTVPLSLGDDVAACADPIRPYAALYVGGMGSREQNFYNALARRMGYEAAADEIQDKYLARDYAGAMAAVPFEFIDATSLLGPKERVAERMAAFAEAGVTTLSLAMTAGSLDERVAALRTAVEALELSGVAS from the coding sequence GTGAGGCTCGGCGTCAACCTCGGCTACTGGACCAACCCCCAGGACGCCGCCGACGGCGTCGCGCTCGCGCAGGAGGCCGACCGGCTCGGCTACTCGGTGGCGTGGGCGGCGGAGGCGTACGGCTCCGACGTCGTCACCGTCCTCACCTGGGTGGCCGCGCAGACGTCCCGCATCGACGTGGGGTCCGGGATCATGCAGATCCCAGGGCGTACGCCCGCCATGACCGCGATGACCGCCGCCTCGCTCGACGCGCTGTCGGGCGGGCGCTTCCGGCTCGGCATCGGCGTGTCGGGGCCGCAGGTGTCGGAGGGCTGGCACGGCGTCCGCTACGACAAGCCGCTCGCCCGTACCCGCGAGTACGTCGCCGTCGTCCGCCAGGCGCTGACCCGCGAGCGCCTCACGGCACCCGGCCCGCACTACCCGCTGCCGCTGCCCGACGGGCCAGGGAAGGCGTTGAAGCTCATCGTCCACCCGGTCCGCGAGCGCATCCCGATCTACCTCGCCGCCGTCGGCCCCAAGAACCTCGAGCTCACGGGCGAGATCGCCGACGGGTGGCTCGCGGTGTTCTTCTCGCCGGAACACGCGGGGGAGCACCTCGCCGCGCTGGCGAAGGGTCGCGGCGGGTCGCTGGACGGCTTCGACGTGGTGCCGACCGTGCCGCTGTCTCTCGGTGACGACGTCGCGGCCTGCGCCGATCCGATCCGGCCGTACGCAGCCCTCTACGTCGGCGGCATGGGCTCGCGCGAGCAGAACTTCTACAACGCGCTCGCCCGCCGCATGGGCTACGAGGCGGCGGCCGACGAGATCCAGGACAAGTACCTCGCGCGCGACTATGCGGGGGCGATGGCGGCGGTGCCGTTCGAGTTCATCGACGCGACGTCCCTGCTCGGGCCGAAGGAACGCGTCGCGGAGCGGATGGCGGCGTTCGCCGAGGCCGGGGTGACGACGCTCTCGCTCGCGATGACGGCGGGGTCGCTGGACGAGCGGGTGGCGGCGCTGCGTACGGCGGTCGAGGCGCTGGAGCTGTCGGGCGTCGCGTCTTGA
- a CDS encoding S8/S53 family peptidase, whose amino-acid sequence MSFAQAAPVRAPGAGDATVIAVLDSGMSPYHWDFLGSKMPQHVNRDRSDDLPLNVAPDKWLPGFPKPSAFKSYQPLKLTLDKKDDLRSMSELHAKDKKKWDAYKPSGPEGVNYYWIPDTKVIGALSFEPEQASAKAGTTIGNAGVSDPVGVAYPYVPFYGSGGGEHGMGSASVSTGNIYGTCPECLLVFLQFTDDASGHRAIEWALKQPWIDAITNSYGFHTAGSAFTRDNVYGGSDTALQKQASDRGQTIFWSAGNGYENAFVTPNQTILSSQKGPDWIVTVTAATPSGASNYSGAGKPADLAGVGSGYPSSYGSARTTGGSAFSGTSNATPTIAGTYGRALYVSRRAMKGDSRVQAGGVIARGAFRCGTKRRTCELADGRLTAVELRNRILLSAKHRTKAHTAGGYAPQQFQADERYMVEGHGTYLGRVQQDDDVWLAEFDQIRKPLFGLGTAPTRPDDERAWFIVDSWCRQKIWGAWKGGYYVAGKTKLPADDADHPTRAAYRNSCEGMQRPPGVPPL is encoded by the coding sequence GTGAGCTTCGCGCAGGCGGCACCCGTCCGCGCGCCCGGCGCCGGCGACGCGACGGTCATCGCGGTGCTCGACTCGGGGATGAGCCCGTACCACTGGGACTTCCTCGGGTCGAAGATGCCGCAGCACGTCAACCGCGACCGCAGCGACGACCTCCCGCTGAACGTCGCCCCCGACAAGTGGCTGCCCGGCTTCCCGAAGCCGTCCGCGTTCAAGAGCTACCAGCCGCTGAAGCTGACGCTCGACAAGAAGGACGACCTGCGCTCGATGTCCGAGCTGCACGCCAAGGACAAGAAGAAGTGGGACGCCTACAAGCCCAGCGGCCCTGAGGGCGTCAACTACTACTGGATCCCCGACACCAAGGTCATCGGCGCGCTGTCGTTCGAGCCCGAGCAGGCGTCGGCGAAGGCCGGCACGACCATCGGCAACGCCGGCGTCAGCGACCCGGTCGGCGTCGCGTACCCGTACGTCCCGTTCTACGGCAGCGGCGGCGGCGAGCACGGCATGGGCTCGGCGTCGGTCTCGACCGGCAACATCTACGGCACCTGCCCCGAGTGCCTCCTGGTGTTCCTCCAGTTCACCGACGACGCCAGCGGCCACCGCGCGATCGAGTGGGCGCTGAAGCAGCCCTGGATCGACGCGATCACCAACTCCTACGGCTTCCACACCGCGGGCTCGGCGTTCACCCGCGACAACGTCTACGGCGGCTCCGACACCGCCCTGCAGAAGCAGGCCAGCGACCGCGGGCAGACGATCTTCTGGTCGGCCGGCAACGGCTACGAGAACGCGTTCGTCACGCCCAACCAGACCATCCTGTCGTCGCAGAAAGGCCCGGACTGGATCGTCACGGTGACCGCCGCGACGCCCTCCGGCGCCAGCAACTACAGCGGCGCCGGCAAGCCCGCCGACCTCGCGGGCGTGGGCTCCGGCTATCCGAGCTCGTACGGCTCCGCGCGCACGACCGGCGGCAGCGCGTTCAGCGGCACGTCGAACGCCACCCCGACCATCGCGGGCACGTACGGCCGAGCCCTCTACGTCTCCCGCCGCGCCATGAAGGGCGACTCGCGGGTGCAGGCCGGTGGCGTCATCGCGCGCGGCGCGTTCCGCTGCGGCACCAAGCGGCGTACGTGCGAGCTGGCCGACGGCCGCCTCACCGCCGTCGAGCTGCGCAACCGCATCCTGCTCAGCGCCAAGCACCGCACCAAGGCGCACACCGCGGGCGGGTACGCGCCGCAGCAGTTCCAGGCCGACGAGCGGTACATGGTCGAGGGGCACGGCACGTACCTCGGCCGCGTCCAGCAGGACGACGACGTGTGGCTCGCGGAGTTCGACCAGATCCGCAAGCCGCTGTTCGGCCTCGGGACCGCGCCGACGCGGCCCGACGACGAGCGCGCGTGGTTCATCGTCGACTCGTGGTGCCGCCAGAAGATCTGGGGCGCCTGGAAGGGCGGCTACTACGTCGCGGGCAAGACCAAGCTGCCCGCCGACGACGCCGACCACCCGACCCGCGCGGCGTACCGCAACTCCTGCGAGGGCATGCAGCGTCCCCCGGGCGTGCCGCCGCTGTAG
- a CDS encoding undecaprenyl-diphosphate phosphatase encodes MSPCPPDVALNLSVLQAAVLGITQGISEFLPISSSGHLIAVPWGAGWDEVYCAKEGNKFFDVALHMGTFVGAALYLRRDLMTLIRAWLGSVARRSVRSPSERLAWFLVLSAIPGALVGAAFGGFITDHFGQPWQIALFLAVFGVLLWFVDRRAPQATGYEDLRRSQVIAMSVAQAAALMPGVSRSGVTITAARALGVSRDAAARFSFLMSLPIILGAGVYSALSLEGGGFAGQEAQFAVGILASAVSGALAVFGVLSFLRRHTLGAFMWYRLAAAAVIVILVMTDVRPGTI; translated from the coding sequence TTGAGCCCGTGTCCCCCTGACGTCGCGCTGAACCTGTCGGTCCTCCAGGCCGCCGTGCTCGGGATCACCCAGGGGATCAGCGAGTTCCTGCCGATCTCGTCGTCGGGGCACCTCATCGCGGTGCCGTGGGGGGCGGGCTGGGACGAGGTGTACTGCGCCAAGGAGGGCAACAAGTTCTTCGACGTGGCGCTGCACATGGGGACGTTCGTCGGGGCTGCGTTGTACCTGCGACGCGACCTCATGACGTTGATCCGGGCGTGGCTCGGGTCGGTGGCGCGGCGTTCTGTCCGGTCGCCTTCGGAGCGCCTCGCCTGGTTCCTGGTGCTGTCCGCGATCCCGGGGGCGCTGGTGGGGGCGGCGTTCGGGGGGTTCATCACCGACCACTTCGGGCAGCCGTGGCAGATCGCGCTGTTCCTGGCGGTCTTCGGCGTGCTGCTGTGGTTCGTCGACCGTCGCGCGCCGCAGGCGACCGGCTACGAGGACCTGCGCCGCTCGCAGGTGATCGCGATGTCGGTCGCGCAGGCCGCGGCGCTGATGCCGGGAGTCTCGCGGTCGGGCGTGACGATCACGGCGGCGCGGGCGCTGGGCGTGTCGCGTGATGCGGCCGCGCGGTTCTCGTTCCTCATGTCGCTGCCGATCATCCTGGGCGCCGGCGTGTACTCGGCCCTGTCGCTGGAGGGCGGCGGCTTCGCGGGGCAGGAGGCGCAGTTCGCGGTCGGCATCCTCGCGTCCGCGGTGAGCGGCGCGCTCGCGGTGTTCGGGGTGCTGTCGTTCCTGCGGCGGCACACCCTGGGGGCGTTCATGTGGTACCGGCTCGCGGCGGCAGCGGTGATCGTGATCTTGGTGATGACCGACGTACGGCCCGGCACCATCTAG